In Pleurodeles waltl isolate 20211129_DDA chromosome 5, aPleWal1.hap1.20221129, whole genome shotgun sequence, one genomic interval encodes:
- the LOC138297015 gene encoding proton-coupled zinc antiporter SLC30A1-like produces MRPASGDLKNCADPKLNGNIAHEDNSEELDDAGSQLNMRGVFLHVFGDTLGSVILIVNATVFYFVWKECPDDVPCINPCVDSHFKYHVHPYVNHTVTSLSSNGWNSTTCHETGPCWLLYLDPSLCLMRVCILLYTAFPVLKESALILLQTVPKQIDIYSLSQKLAGIEGVEDVHELHVWQLAGSRIIATAHIKCIDPCMYMGVAKHIKDVFHNEGIHATTVQPEFPAMGSELEISLCELPCSAQCMRKQCCVEKKVRVIDPPALSDSETNGESSKSYEEEQITENLEPQVITNNEDKRIEL; encoded by the exons ATGCGCCCGGCGTCAG gtGATCTAAAGAACTGTGCTGACCCTAAGCTAAATGGAAACATTGCTCACGAGGATAACTCAGAAGAACTGGATGATGCCGGCTCTCAACTTAACATGCGTGGAGTTTTTCTACATGTCTTCGGTGATACTTTGGGATCGGTGATTCTGATTGTTAATGCCACAGTTTTTTACTTTGTTTGGAAAGAGTGCCCTGATGATGTGCCATGCATCAACCCCTGTGTGGACAGCCACTTCAAATATCATGTGCATCCATACGTCAACCATACTGTTACATCCCTATCCAGCAATGGATGGAATAGTACAACTTGTCATGAAACCGGTCCCTGTTGGTTGCTTTATTTAGACCCATCCCTGTGCCTGATGAGAGTTTGTATACTCCTGTACACGGCATTTCCAGTACTCAAGgagtctgctctcatcctcctacAAACTGTTCCAAAACAAATTGACATTTATTCTTTAAGTCAAAAACTAGCTGGCATTGAAGGGGTTGAAGACGTTCACGAGCTGCATGTCTGGCAGCTTGCTGGTAGCAGGATCATTGCAACTGCACATATTAAATGCATTGACCCTTGTATGTACATGGGTGTGGCAAAGCACATAAAAGACGTTTTTCACAATGAAGGCATCCATGCTACTACCGTTCAACCAGAATTTCCAGCCATGGGGTCGGAGTTAGAGATTTCTTTGTGTGAACTTCCCTGTAGCGCTCAGTGTATGCGAAAGCAGTGTTGTGTAGAAAAGAAGGTGAGAGTGATTGACCCACCTGCTCTTTCTGACTCGGAAACCAATGGTGAATCTTCCAAAAGTTATGAAGAAGAACAAATAACAGAGAATCTGGAACCACAAGTCATAACCAACAATGAAGATAAAcgaattgagttgtga